In Oceanobacillus sp. FSL K6-2867, one DNA window encodes the following:
- a CDS encoding DUF503 family protein — protein MIVYAEVECIMYEGHSLKAKRTIIKKILAKLQNNFNVAATELDYHDLWQRTKIGIVTISTEYVHTEKVIHAALEMIDGFTELERTITNVERL, from the coding sequence ATGATTGTCTATGCTGAAGTAGAATGTATCATGTATGAAGGGCATTCACTAAAGGCTAAACGAACAATTATCAAAAAAATACTTGCGAAGCTGCAGAACAATTTTAATGTTGCTGCTACAGAATTGGATTACCATGATCTGTGGCAGCGCACAAAAATTGGGATTGTGACAATTTCTACAGAATACGTTCATACAGAAAAGGTAATTCATGCTGCTCTTGAAATGATTGATGGTTTTACCGAACTCGAACGTACGATTACTAATGTGGAAAGACTTTAA
- the rbfA gene encoding 30S ribosome-binding factor RbfA: protein MAELRANRIAEQMKKELSDILARKIKDPRVGFVTVTDVEVTGDLQQAKAFISVLGDEKQKQDTLLGLAKAKGFIRSEIGSRIRLRKTPELTFEFDEAFEYGNRIDSILKDLNKE, encoded by the coding sequence ATGGCTGAATTGAGAGCAAACAGAATAGCTGAACAAATGAAAAAAGAACTAAGCGATATTCTAGCAAGAAAGATTAAAGACCCAAGAGTTGGTTTTGTTACGGTAACAGATGTAGAAGTAACTGGTGATCTGCAACAGGCGAAGGCCTTTATCTCTGTACTAGGGGATGAGAAGCAAAAACAGGATACATTACTTGGATTAGCAAAAGCAAAAGGATTTATCCGTTCTGAAATTGGTAGTCGCATCCGCCTGCGCAAAACTCCGGAACTTACTTTTGAATTTGATGAAGCATTCGAGTATGGAAATCGAATTGATTCGATTTTAAAAGACTTAAATAAAGAATAA
- the truB gene encoding tRNA pseudouridine(55) synthase TruB — protein sequence MEGILPLWKPKGYTSHDCVMKCRRYFKTKKVGHTGTLDPEVEGVLPICIGQATKIVPFLTNTKKTYIAEVKLGSSTDTEDAHGSMVEEKEVLEFPSETVIDKTLNDFLGDIIQIPPMYSAVKVNGKKLYEYARANEAVERPKREVTIYELEKLSINPKAHTVRFKVVCSKGTYIRTLCVDIGAKLGYPAHMSALVRTETGTFSEKNAVSFAMIEEAVEQNEQQSLLHPIMDGITHLDRLYVNEDTKRKILNGQKLAEPKNIELKDPFAVLHHNELLAIYQHHPDKAEQIKPVRVFSERS from the coding sequence ATGGAAGGCATTTTACCATTATGGAAGCCAAAAGGGTATACTTCTCATGATTGTGTTATGAAATGCAGAAGATACTTTAAAACAAAAAAAGTAGGACATACAGGTACACTTGATCCGGAAGTAGAAGGCGTATTGCCAATCTGTATTGGGCAAGCTACAAAAATAGTTCCCTTTCTTACAAATACGAAAAAAACGTATATTGCTGAAGTGAAACTTGGATCTTCGACAGATACAGAAGATGCTCACGGGAGCATGGTTGAAGAAAAAGAAGTATTGGAATTTCCTTCTGAAACAGTAATTGATAAAACGCTTAATGATTTCTTAGGTGATATTATTCAAATCCCTCCGATGTATTCTGCTGTAAAAGTGAATGGAAAAAAGCTATACGAATACGCGCGGGCAAATGAGGCTGTTGAACGTCCAAAGCGCGAAGTCACAATTTATGAATTAGAAAAACTGTCAATCAATCCGAAGGCACATACCGTTCGTTTCAAAGTTGTTTGTTCAAAAGGAACGTACATTCGAACGCTCTGCGTTGATATTGGAGCAAAACTAGGTTATCCTGCACATATGTCTGCACTTGTTCGAACAGAAACTGGGACGTTTTCCGAGAAAAATGCAGTTTCATTTGCTATGATAGAAGAGGCGGTCGAACAGAATGAACAGCAAAGTTTGCTGCATCCGATTATGGATGGAATCACTCACTTGGATCGTCTGTATGTTAATGAAGATACGAAACGAAAAATACTAAATGGACAAAAACTTGCTGAACCAAAGAATATCGAACTCAAAGATCCTTTTGCGGTCTTGCATCACAATGAACTATTAGCAATCTATCAACATCATCCTGATAAAGCAGAACAAATAAAACCTGTTCGCGTATTCAGTGAAAGATCATAA
- a CDS encoding bifunctional riboflavin kinase/FAD synthetase: MRTIELTYPHTLVLEELPETVCAIGFFDGIHRGHQQVIQTAVDEAENRNMESAVITFHPHPSVVLKKETEHVQYITPMKEKQELLQKLHVDRLYIIKFNQELSQLSPQAFIDHFIIGLNIKHLVGGFDYSFGHKGQGNMGNIKEFARGQFSYTTIDKVISNDEKISSTRIRKLLQSGLVEEANRLLGHPLKFSGIVIKGAQRGRKLGYPTANLELQPEALLPKPGIYAVCVIFKSQVYEGMASIGTNPTFTADRKDLSVEVNIFDYSNDLYGEELQVEWHKYIREEEKFDSAEALVAQIELDEKNIRSYFTEKV, from the coding sequence ATGAGAACAATTGAATTAACCTATCCACATACATTAGTATTAGAGGAATTACCGGAGACAGTTTGTGCGATTGGCTTCTTTGATGGTATTCACCGTGGACATCAACAAGTGATTCAAACAGCTGTAGACGAAGCGGAAAATAGAAACATGGAAAGTGCTGTGATTACGTTTCATCCACATCCATCAGTCGTTTTAAAAAAAGAGACAGAGCATGTGCAATATATTACGCCGATGAAGGAAAAGCAAGAATTATTGCAAAAACTTCATGTAGATCGGCTATATATTATTAAATTCAATCAAGAACTATCACAATTATCACCACAAGCTTTTATTGACCATTTTATAATAGGACTTAATATCAAACATTTAGTTGGCGGCTTTGATTATTCATTTGGGCATAAAGGGCAAGGCAATATGGGTAATATTAAAGAGTTTGCTCGTGGACAATTCAGTTATACAACGATTGACAAAGTAATATCCAATGATGAAAAGATAAGTTCTACTAGAATCCGTAAACTGTTACAGAGCGGTTTAGTAGAAGAGGCAAATCGCTTGCTGGGACACCCGCTGAAGTTTAGTGGCATTGTAATTAAAGGGGCTCAAAGAGGAAGGAAACTTGGTTACCCAACAGCAAATTTAGAATTGCAGCCAGAAGCACTGCTTCCGAAGCCAGGAATTTATGCTGTTTGTGTGATCTTTAAGAGTCAAGTATATGAAGGCATGGCAAGTATCGGCACAAACCCGACTTTTACAGCGGATAGAAAAGATTTATCCGTCGAAGTTAATATTTTCGATTATAGCAATGATCTGTATGGTGAAGAATTGCAAGTTGAATGGCATAAATATATTCGGGAAGAAGAAAAATTTGATAGTGCTGAAGCATTGGTTGCGCAAATAGAGCTGGACGAGAAGAATATTCGCAGCTATTTTACGGAGAAAGTATAA
- the rpsO gene encoding 30S ribosomal protein S15: MAITQERKNEIINEYKVHETDTGSPEVQIAVLTEDINALNEHLRVHKKDHHSRRGLLKMVGKRRNLLTYLRNKDVTRYRELIKKLGLRR, translated from the coding sequence ATGGCTATCACACAAGAACGTAAGAACGAGATTATTAATGAGTACAAGGTTCACGAAACAGATACTGGTTCTCCAGAAGTACAAATCGCTGTACTGACTGAAGATATCAATGCGTTGAATGAACATTTGCGTGTTCACAAAAAAGATCATCATTCACGTCGTGGTCTTTTAAAAATGGTTGGTAAACGTCGTAACTTACTAACTTACCTACGTAACAAAGACGTTACTCGTTACCGTGAATTAATTAAAAAACTTGGCTTACGCCGATAA
- a CDS encoding polyribonucleotide nucleotidyltransferase, protein MAEEKQVFSTEISGKKFTVEIGELAKQANGACMVHYGDTSVLAVATASKEPKDLPFFPLTVNYEERLYAVGKIPGGFIKREGRPSEKAILASRLIDRPIRPLFPDGFRNEVQVISTVMSVDQDCSSEIAAMVGSSIALSVSNIPFAEPIAGVHVGRVNGEFIINPTVEQEAQSDIELTVAGTKDAINMVEAGANEVPEEVMLEAIMFGHEEIKRLVAFQEEIVKAAGQEKSEITLFELDEALQAKIEAEAKEKLIAAIQVQEKHAREDAIKEVKDEVLAAYEEAEPEEIKQVSNILDKMVKEEVRRLITKEKVRPDGRKPDEIRPLSSRIHVLPRTHGSGLFTRGQTQALSICTLGALGDVQILDGLDLEETKRFMHHYNFPQYSVGETGPIRGPGRREIGHGALGERALEKVVPSDKEFPYTIRLVSEVLESNGSTSQASICASTLAMMDAGVPIKAPVAGIAMGLVKSGEDYTILTDIQGMEDALGDMDFKVAGTAEGITALQMDIKIEGLSREILEEALTQAKKGRLQILDSMLATIGEPKTELSEFAPKILTMSINPNKIRDVIGPSGKQINQIIDETGVKIDIEQDGSVFISSIDASMNEKAKKIIEDLVREVEVGQMYLGTVKRIEKFGAFVELFKGKDGLVHISELAEERTNKVEDVVSIGDQIMVKVKEIDRQGRVNLSRKAVLLEEKERAEKAK, encoded by the coding sequence ATGGCAGAAGAAAAACAAGTTTTCTCCACTGAAATTTCTGGAAAGAAATTTACTGTAGAGATTGGAGAACTAGCAAAGCAAGCAAACGGTGCATGTATGGTTCATTACGGCGATACTTCGGTACTAGCTGTTGCCACTGCATCGAAGGAACCAAAGGATTTACCGTTTTTCCCATTAACCGTTAATTATGAAGAACGTTTATATGCGGTAGGTAAAATTCCTGGGGGATTCATTAAACGTGAGGGACGCCCGAGCGAGAAGGCAATCTTGGCATCTCGTTTGATTGACCGTCCGATTCGCCCACTATTCCCAGATGGCTTCAGAAATGAAGTTCAAGTAATCAGTACGGTCATGAGTGTTGATCAAGATTGCTCATCTGAAATTGCAGCAATGGTTGGATCATCAATTGCGCTAAGTGTTTCAAATATCCCGTTTGCTGAACCAATTGCCGGTGTTCATGTAGGCAGGGTAAATGGTGAATTTATTATTAATCCAACTGTGGAACAGGAAGCACAGAGTGACATTGAATTAACGGTTGCAGGTACAAAAGATGCAATCAATATGGTAGAAGCTGGTGCTAATGAAGTGCCAGAAGAAGTAATGCTGGAAGCGATCATGTTTGGTCATGAAGAGATTAAGCGTCTGGTTGCATTCCAAGAGGAAATTGTTAAAGCTGCCGGACAAGAAAAATCGGAGATTACATTATTTGAACTTGATGAAGCTTTACAAGCTAAAATTGAAGCAGAAGCGAAGGAAAAGCTAATTGCGGCAATTCAAGTGCAGGAAAAACATGCAAGAGAAGATGCAATTAAAGAAGTAAAGGACGAAGTATTAGCTGCATATGAAGAGGCTGAGCCTGAGGAAATTAAACAGGTAAGCAACATTTTAGATAAAATGGTAAAAGAAGAAGTTCGCAGACTTATTACGAAAGAAAAAGTTCGTCCAGATGGGCGTAAGCCGGATGAAATTCGTCCACTTTCTTCACGTATACATGTCCTTCCAAGAACACATGGTTCAGGTTTGTTTACACGTGGACAAACTCAAGCGTTAAGTATTTGTACATTAGGTGCTTTAGGTGACGTACAAATCTTAGATGGTTTGGATCTAGAAGAAACGAAACGATTCATGCATCATTATAATTTCCCACAATACAGTGTTGGTGAAACTGGACCAATCAGAGGACCTGGTCGTCGTGAAATTGGACATGGTGCATTAGGTGAGCGAGCTCTTGAAAAAGTAGTTCCTTCTGATAAAGAGTTCCCCTATACGATTCGTCTCGTATCAGAGGTTTTAGAATCGAATGGGTCTACTTCCCAAGCAAGTATTTGTGCCAGCACGTTAGCGATGATGGATGCCGGTGTACCAATTAAGGCACCTGTTGCTGGAATTGCAATGGGACTTGTTAAATCAGGAGAAGATTACACAATCTTGACAGATATTCAAGGTATGGAAGATGCTTTAGGGGATATGGACTTTAAAGTTGCCGGAACAGCAGAAGGAATTACAGCATTGCAAATGGATATTAAAATTGAAGGCTTATCTAGAGAAATTCTAGAAGAAGCATTGACCCAAGCTAAAAAAGGACGTCTGCAAATTTTAGATTCCATGCTTGCTACCATCGGGGAACCAAAAACAGAGCTCTCTGAATTCGCACCGAAAATTTTAACCATGTCTATTAACCCAAATAAAATCCGTGATGTTATTGGCCCAAGCGGTAAGCAGATTAATCAAATTATTGATGAAACTGGTGTTAAAATTGATATCGAGCAAGACGGAAGTGTATTTATTTCCTCAATAGATGCTTCTATGAATGAAAAGGCGAAAAAAATCATTGAAGATCTTGTTCGTGAGGTAGAAGTAGGCCAAATGTATTTAGGTACGGTTAAACGTATTGAAAAATTTGGTGCCTTTGTTGAGCTATTTAAAGGTAAAGATGGATTAGTCCATATATCTGAGCTAGCAGAAGAACGCACCAATAAAGTCGAAGACGTTGTATCGATTGGTGATCAGATTATGGTAAAAGTAAAAGAAATTGATCGCCAAGGTCGAGTAAATCTTTCCCGTAAAGCTGTATTGCTTGAAGAAAAGGAAAGAGCAGAAAAAGCAAAATAA
- a CDS encoding polysaccharide deacetylase family protein → MRNYRKYVNLFVFILVLTTAFQIDYNPFTINFAAMESQVINQKDALYQEIKEKKDLFSVEPQDAYIDRVWKKTAGRNGLEVNIEKSYEKMKEAGTFDESKLVFDQIPPEISLKDLDGSPIYRGHPEKDMVAFLINVSWGEEHIPEMLRILKENQVKATFFIEGKWAQQNSEIVKMIDEQDHVIGNHAYNHPDMARLSNQAMVEQISQTNQILSAITGKEAKWFAPPSGSFNDQVVYSAESLNMETILWTVDTIDWKNPSVSVMINRVKGKIHPGATILMHPTASTANGLEELIQLVRENDYRLGTIDMLLSEER, encoded by the coding sequence ATGAGGAATTATCGTAAATATGTAAATCTTTTTGTCTTTATATTAGTTTTAACGACAGCATTTCAAATCGATTATAATCCTTTTACTATAAATTTCGCTGCAATGGAATCTCAAGTGATTAATCAAAAGGATGCTTTATATCAAGAAATAAAAGAGAAAAAGGATTTATTTTCAGTGGAACCGCAAGATGCTTATATTGACCGGGTTTGGAAAAAAACGGCTGGTCGAAATGGCTTGGAGGTAAACATCGAGAAATCCTATGAAAAAATGAAAGAAGCTGGCACATTCGATGAATCTAAGCTTGTATTTGATCAAATACCTCCAGAAATTAGCTTAAAGGATCTAGACGGCTCACCGATTTACCGAGGCCATCCAGAAAAGGATATGGTTGCGTTTTTAATAAATGTTTCTTGGGGAGAAGAGCATATACCGGAAATGTTGCGTATTTTGAAAGAAAATCAGGTGAAGGCTACTTTTTTTATTGAGGGTAAATGGGCGCAGCAAAATTCGGAAATTGTAAAAATGATTGATGAACAAGATCATGTTATTGGCAACCATGCCTATAACCATCCAGACATGGCCAGACTATCCAACCAAGCTATGGTAGAGCAAATTAGTCAGACAAACCAAATCCTATCTGCAATCACAGGCAAAGAAGCAAAATGGTTTGCGCCACCTAGCGGCAGCTTTAATGACCAAGTTGTCTATTCGGCAGAAAGTCTGAACATGGAAACGATTCTTTGGACAGTGGATACGATTGATTGGAAGAATCCGTCAGTTTCTGTTATGATTAACCGGGTGAAGGGTAAAATTCATCCTGGGGCAACCATTTTGATGCATCCTACAGCTTCCACTGCAAATGGATTAGAAGAGCTAATTCAATTAGTAAGGGAAAATGATTACAGATTAGGAACGATTGATATGCTGCTAAGTGAAGAAAGGTAA
- a CDS encoding pitrilysin family protein: protein MIDKHISKNGVRIVLEKIPAVRSVTIGIWVLTGSRNETVENNGISHFLEHMFFKGTKKRTAQDIAEAFDSIGGQINAFTSKEYTCFYAKVLDTHKDYALEILADMFFNSTFEEAEMEREKKVVFEEIKMYEDTPDDIVHDLLAKASYGDHPLGYSILGTEAHLKSFKPETLREYIKQRYTPENVVVSVAGNVDESFIYSIENYFGAYETPEEKSTILKPSFHANTIERNKDTEQAHLCFGFEGLPLGNEHIYSLIIMNNVLGGSMSSRLFQDVREKQGLAYSVFSYHSTFLDNGLLTIYAGTGKEQLSVLKDTINQTVETLINKGLTDKELRNSKEQLKGGLMLGLESTNSRMSRNGRNELLLQRHRTLDEIIREIDAVDHASIQQVIKRIFKNPASTALIAPASVY from the coding sequence TTGATAGATAAACACATTAGTAAAAATGGTGTTCGAATTGTGTTAGAAAAAATACCCGCAGTTCGTTCGGTTACAATCGGTATTTGGGTTTTGACTGGTTCAAGAAATGAAACAGTTGAAAATAATGGAATTTCCCATTTTCTAGAGCATATGTTTTTTAAAGGTACAAAAAAGAGAACTGCACAGGACATAGCAGAAGCGTTTGATTCCATTGGCGGACAAATAAATGCATTCACATCCAAGGAATATACGTGTTTTTATGCAAAAGTATTAGATACACATAAGGATTATGCATTAGAAATTCTTGCAGATATGTTCTTTAACTCAACCTTTGAGGAAGCAGAAATGGAACGGGAAAAAAAGGTTGTATTTGAGGAAATTAAAATGTATGAGGACACCCCGGATGATATCGTCCATGATTTATTGGCGAAAGCCTCTTATGGTGATCATCCATTAGGGTATTCTATTCTTGGAACGGAAGCACATTTAAAATCATTTAAACCAGAAACATTGAGAGAGTATATAAAACAGCGTTATACACCTGAAAATGTAGTGGTTTCAGTTGCGGGGAATGTTGACGAATCCTTTATTTATTCGATTGAGAATTATTTTGGTGCCTATGAAACACCTGAAGAGAAGTCAACGATTTTAAAACCATCTTTCCATGCAAATACTATAGAACGAAATAAAGATACCGAGCAAGCACATCTCTGTTTTGGTTTTGAAGGTCTTCCACTAGGGAATGAGCATATTTACAGTCTTATTATTATGAATAATGTGCTTGGTGGGAGTATGAGTTCCAGATTATTCCAAGATGTCCGTGAAAAACAAGGCTTAGCATATTCTGTTTTCTCATACCATTCCACGTTCCTTGATAATGGGCTTCTTACAATCTATGCAGGTACAGGGAAAGAGCAGCTTTCCGTATTAAAGGATACAATCAATCAAACGGTAGAGACATTGATAAATAAAGGATTAACGGATAAAGAACTGCGTAATAGTAAAGAACAATTGAAAGGCGGTTTAATGCTTGGATTAGAAAGCACAAATAGCAGAATGTCAAGAAATGGAAGAAACGAGCTGTTATTACAGCGCCATCGTACGTTAGATGAAATTATTCGCGAAATTGACGCAGTAGATCATGCTTCCATTCAGCAAGTTATCAAAAGGATATTCAAAAATCCAGCTTCAACCGCATTAATTGCACCTGCAAGTGTTTATTAA
- a CDS encoding YlmC/YmxH family sporulation protein, producing the protein MRFRDMSDKEIINVNEGTRLGMLGQTDLEIDETTGQIEAFIIPNYKWFGLVKEGEETKIRWNSIKKIGEDMIMIETEKLE; encoded by the coding sequence ATGCGGTTTCGGGATATGAGTGATAAAGAAATAATCAATGTTAATGAGGGTACAAGATTAGGGATGCTTGGCCAGACAGATTTGGAAATTGATGAAACAACCGGGCAGATAGAAGCATTTATTATTCCAAATTATAAGTGGTTTGGACTTGTGAAAGAAGGAGAAGAAACGAAAATCCGCTGGAACTCAATCAAGAAAATCGGAGAAGATATGATTATGATTGAAACTGAAAAACTAGAATAA
- a CDS encoding LysM peptidoglycan-binding domain-containing protein, with product MKKLVALIVGLIIMGVSATTVSAATDYEVKKGDNLWTIANNNNTSVEKLKDINNLNSSMIHPKQILKLDEEETEYYTVEKGDNLGEISRTYGDNVTVENLKNWNNLNSDLIITGQQLVINGAAELDIDYEAPSEQVKAIEVEEPEDRAEVEVEEPEPEIETEEAADEEEVVTDDLEEEPVQAENESTQPAGRTISVEATAYTAHCNGCSGITATGINLKANPHEKVIAVDPNVIPLGTKVFVEGYGYAVAGDTGGAIKGNKIDIHVPTKDQAYSWGRKVVEITLVE from the coding sequence ATGAAAAAGTTAGTAGCTCTAATTGTTGGTTTAATTATTATGGGGGTTTCTGCGACAACAGTGTCAGCAGCAACCGATTATGAAGTTAAAAAAGGAGATAACCTTTGGACAATAGCAAATAATAATAATACTTCTGTAGAAAAACTGAAGGATATAAACAATCTCAATTCTTCCATGATACATCCAAAACAAATATTAAAGCTGGATGAGGAAGAAACAGAGTATTACACCGTAGAAAAAGGAGATAATTTAGGTGAAATTAGTAGAACATATGGCGATAATGTCACCGTTGAGAATTTGAAAAATTGGAATAACCTTAATTCAGATTTAATCATTACTGGACAACAACTAGTTATCAATGGTGCAGCTGAGTTGGACATAGATTATGAGGCGCCATCTGAACAAGTAAAAGCGATAGAAGTGGAAGAACCAGAAGACAGAGCTGAAGTGGAAGTGGAAGAACCAGAACCAGAGATCGAGACTGAAGAGGCAGCAGATGAGGAAGAGGTTGTAACGGATGACTTGGAGGAAGAGCCCGTTCAAGCTGAAAACGAATCAACACAACCGGCCGGTAGAACAATTTCTGTTGAAGCAACAGCCTACACTGCTCACTGTAATGGATGCTCCGGAATAACTGCTACAGGTATCAATCTAAAAGCAAATCCGCATGAAAAGGTAATTGCAGTAGATCCAAATGTTATTCCACTTGGAACGAAGGTTTTCGTAGAAGGGTATGGTTATGCAGTAGCAGGTGATACTGGTGGAGCAATTAAAGGGAATAAAATAGATATTCATGTACCTACAAAGGATCAAGCATATAGCTGGGGAAGAAAAGTTGTGGAAATTACACTCGTGGAATAA
- the dpaA gene encoding dipicolinic acid synthetase subunit A — protein MSQFIAVIGGDARYLELIRQLKTLPDTTMMLVGFDKLEQGFTGSNQMDFEELEPSKLDAVILPITGTDKSGKIETVFSDKQIKINKAWFKKLKNNTLVFTGITNDYLTSAADEANIKLVPLLDRDDVAIYNSIPTAEGAIMMAFEETDYTIHSSRVVVVGFGRVGNTVANKFSALGAKVSVCARSIRDLARITEMGLHAIPLEKLSDHTHECDLLINTIPAQVVTKDAIQNLPPNGIIIDLASKPGGTDFEFAEKRGIKAILARSLPGIVAPRTAGKILADVITQILDETRESE, from the coding sequence ATGAGTCAATTTATAGCTGTGATTGGCGGCGATGCACGCTATTTAGAATTAATCAGGCAACTAAAGACATTACCTGATACAACGATGATGTTAGTAGGCTTTGATAAATTAGAGCAAGGATTTACAGGTTCTAATCAAATGGATTTTGAAGAGTTAGAACCATCTAAGTTAGACGCGGTTATATTACCAATAACAGGTACAGATAAGTCCGGAAAAATAGAAACCGTATTCTCGGATAAACAAATTAAGATTAACAAAGCATGGTTCAAAAAATTAAAGAACAATACGCTCGTTTTTACTGGAATAACAAATGATTATTTAACGTCAGCTGCAGATGAGGCGAATATCAAATTGGTACCGTTATTGGATAGGGATGATGTAGCAATTTATAACTCTATTCCTACAGCAGAAGGTGCAATTATGATGGCCTTTGAGGAAACAGATTATACGATACATTCCTCACGAGTCGTTGTAGTAGGGTTCGGAAGAGTTGGGAATACCGTTGCAAATAAGTTTTCAGCCTTGGGGGCGAAGGTTTCGGTATGTGCAAGAAGCATAAGAGATCTGGCTAGAATCACCGAAATGGGATTACATGCGATTCCGTTGGAAAAGCTTTCTGATCATACCCATGAATGTGATTTACTCATTAATACGATTCCGGCTCAAGTTGTAACGAAGGATGCCATTCAAAATTTGCCACCGAATGGAATTATTATTGATTTAGCATCCAAACCTGGCGGGACAGATTTTGAATTTGCGGAAAAACGGGGGATTAAGGCAATTTTAGCAAGGAGCTTACCTGGTATTGTTGCACCAAGAACCGCTGGAAAAATACTTGCGGATGTAATCACTCAAATATTAGATGAAACGAGGGAATCTGAATGA
- the dpaB gene encoding dipicolinate synthase subunit B — protein sequence MSLAGKRIGFGLTGSHHTHSQVFPQIEKLIKEQAEVIPIVSYTVQNTDTKFGKAAQHIEKLETITGKKVVKTIPEAEPFGPKYPLDCMVIAPLTGNSLSKLSNALTDNPVLMAAKSTMRNQNPVLLGVTTNDALGLNGMNLMRLMNSKNIYFIPFGQDDPYKKPNSLTARLDYLVDSVKYALDGKQLQPIIIPYMDENMLK from the coding sequence ATGAGTTTAGCAGGAAAACGTATCGGGTTCGGTTTAACCGGATCCCATCACACACATAGTCAGGTTTTCCCGCAGATTGAGAAGCTCATCAAGGAGCAGGCAGAAGTTATTCCAATCGTATCCTATACAGTGCAAAACACGGATACGAAATTTGGTAAAGCGGCACAACATATTGAAAAACTAGAAACAATTACTGGAAAAAAGGTCGTCAAAACAATTCCGGAAGCGGAGCCATTTGGACCGAAATATCCGCTTGATTGTATGGTAATTGCCCCCCTTACAGGAAATTCATTAAGCAAGCTTTCAAATGCATTAACAGATAACCCAGTACTAATGGCCGCAAAATCAACAATGAGAAATCAAAACCCGGTTTTACTTGGTGTAACAACCAACGATGCACTTGGGTTGAATGGGATGAACTTAATGCGCCTTATGAATAGCAAAAACATTTATTTTATTCCTTTTGGCCAAGATGACCCGTATAAAAAACCAAATTCATTAACAGCTAGATTAGATTACCTTGTAGATAGTGTGAAATATGCATTAGACGGAAAACAACTTCAACCAATTATTATTCCTTATATGGATGAAAATATGTTAAAATAA